In the genome of Chryseobacterium phocaeense, the window TATTCATTTCATTCATCCTTATAAGGTTTAATTTACGTTACTATATATTTTCCAGAGGTTTCTCCACGTTCTTCATGTTCTCCACTTAAAGCGAAGCTCATCTTAATATTCTTAAAACCTTAAAACTCCTTAATGTTTCAAAACCAAATAAATAATATTAAGACTAAAGTGCCCTTCTGTTTTCAATATGAGCCTCCTAAAATCATTAAAGTGTTCAAAATTTTTGCAATTTTCAGGTCAATTCCCCGAAATCCTGTTTTTCACCAGTTTTGCTAATTTTTCAAGATCACTTTCCACCCTGTCCGTCCATTCCAGGGCATAATTCAACCGCATACAGTTCTGGTACTGGTTATACTGTGAAAACATTCTCCCCGGCGCAAAACTTATGTTGTGGCTCATCGCCTCGTCATACAGGTCTTCCGTACAGATCCTTTTATCCAGTTCCAGCCAGAGCATAAATCCTCCTTTGGGTTCTGAAATTTTGGTATTATCCGGGAAATACTGGGTAACCGACTTCTGGATCTGGAGATAATTGGCATACAGCTTTTTCCGGAATGTCCTCAGGTGATGGTCATAGCGCCCGTGCTCAAGAAAATCCGCAATCACATCTGAATACAGTGAAGGGCTGCAGACGGTCTGTACCAGCTTCTGCCGGATCACTTTTTCCTTGAACTTTCCGGGAGCCACCCATCCTACACGGTAACCCGGCGCCAGTGCTTTTGACACAGATCCTATCCACATTACAAGCCCGGCTTCATCATAGAATTTACACGGTTTAGGTCTTTCCGCTCCGAAATACAGGTTGCCATAAATATCATCCTCAATCAGAGGAACATTGTATTCAGTGATCAGTCTTACCAGTTCTTTTTTCTTATCATCCGGCATCTGGAATCCCAGCGGGTTATTGAAATTCGTTACAAAACAGCAGGCAGAAAGAGAGGGCAGCGCTTTTTTCAGTGCGTCAAGATCTACCCCGTAAATAGGGTGGGTGGGAATTTCCACCACTTTCAGCCCCAATTGCTGGATGGCCTGAAGTACTCCAAAATAAACAGGGCTTTCCACTGCTACGGAATCTCCGGGTTTCGTTACCGCCATAAGGCAGGTATACACCGCATTCATCGCTCCTGAGGTGATCACCAGATCATCTTCTGAGATTTTTCCTTCCAGCACCATAGCCCATTTGGCCGCTTCCCGGCGGAGGTACTCATTTCCCTGTACCGGCTCATAATCTGTGCCGCTGTCATTTTTTCTTTTGATCACATTGATCATGCATTTCTTCAGCTTAGCGAGAGGAAGGAAACTCTTTCCCGGAATTCCCAGTGCAAACTGGGTAACATCCGTCCCGTCAATGGTTCCGAATACTTTAGTGATGAGATCTTCAGGGGTATTTTTCTTTTCCGCCAGTTTGATCTGGGCTACAGATGGCAGGGCCAGTTTTCTTTGTGAGGTCTGACTTACAAAATACCCGTATTTCGGGCGTGATTCCACCAGAGAACGGCTTTCCAGCTCCATATAGGCCTGCTTTACCGTGTTCAGGCTTACATTGTACAGTTTCTGGGCACTTCTCAACGATGGCAGCCTGTCGCCAAACTGCAGCGTATCGCTTTTAATCTGTTCTGTAACAGATTTTGCTATTTTAAGGTAGAGAACATCTTTTGACATACAGCATTGGTTTTAAGTAAATGTACAATTTTATGGAGACCTTATCCAATAGTCTGCCAGCCTACCATTCTGCTGATACTGCTTTTCAGCTGCTCTGTATTCCGGAAATTGGCGGTATTGTTTTTTCTGAAATATTTTTCTGCCTGAAAAGTAAAATTCTGTTTTTCAGTATCTGTCAGTCTGTTTTTTCCATGGATTTTAAATGAAATTTCTCCCTTTTCATTAATTACCAGGCTGGCAAAAGCCAAGACTTTATTTTTCTTTTTAGCCAATAAGAAAGGCAGACCGAAATCCTGGTTTAATCCCGACAGATTCTGAGACTGCAGAAAGATGTTTTTTAAGGACAGCATATCTGAAATATAAACTTCAGCATATTGAAGCTGTTCGTGGTTTTGAACGGTAGTTTCCATAATACTCTGTTTTAGCAGAACAAAATTATGGAGTATTCCGGTCAGGATACAGATACAGAAGTTATATTTATTATGGGTACAGGGAAACTATTCCATCCCTAAAAAGATTTATCTATCAATTTCACCATGCAGAATTTTGAATGTATTAAATTCTCTACATCTGAATTATTAGCAAAAAAAATTCTTTTAGTTCTGGTAAGACATATTTTCAGTAATATTTTAAAGTATGTATAAACCGTCAATAGCGATAAGTAACACTTTTGGAAATTTAAGTTTCTGAATAATAATGTAAAAACAAAATTAAACTTAACAAAAAAGTATATGAAATCAATTTTCAATTAACAAAAATTTAACAGAAAAATTATCCGGACAGTTTTCTTACCTCTACTTTTATACAAAACTCACAAAAACATGAAATACATCGATTCATTATCCGCTTAAATTAAGATAATTACGATCAATTCATTTGTTTTAAAATCATTCCAAAGTAATAAAAAAGTACTGATCCTGTTTTATAAAAATTTTTCCAGTCCATCTTTCTTTGTATTAATCTAACTAAACATTTTTTTTAATCAGGCTAAAGATACCCACCCCAGAAACAAAAATTAAAAGTAACAATTATAAAAAATCCGAAATCTATGAGAAAACATTTTACTACGATCAGTATGCTTATTTTATCCTCCTGGGGCTATTCACAGGTAGGAATAAATAACTCAAATCCGCACGCTACTTTTGATATTACCGCCAAAACAACGGACGGAAGTAAGCCAGAAGGATTCTTACCTCCCCGTTTAAGCGGAGATGAGATTAAAGCAGGAGATGCCTTATATACCTCACAGCAGACCGGCACAATAGTGTATGCTACGGCTGCCGTTTCTGCTTCTTCCACAAAGACGGTCAATATAACCAGTGCAGGATATTATTATTACGACGGAAATCTATGGCAGAAAATATCAACAGGAGGCGCCTATACTGCGAATAACGGATTAACATTATCCGGAGCCAGTCTTTCATTGGGAGGACAACTGACCGGAAATACAACTATTAATCAGAATGGCAGCCAGATTATTTTTTCCGGACAGGGCAGTATGGGTATTGGAGCTACTAGTCCGGATAATTCTGCAAGATTGGATGTTTCCAGCACAACGCAGGGGTTTTTGCCTCCAAGAATGACTACCACAGAGCGGGATGCTATTTCCAGCCCGGCTGCCGGACTGATTGTTTATAATACCACGGAGAACTGTATTAATTACAGAGGAAGTAATAACTGGCAGAGTTTATGCGGAGTGCAGCCGGTAGTGGTGACTGCTCTTACCTGTGGTTCTGCTGTAACATCCGGAACTTTAACCTCAGGATCTCCGGCTTCAGGGGTTTCGTCTTCGGTTCCCTACACCGGTGGAAATGGAGCCGCTTATGCAAGTCAGTCTGTTACTTCAACAGGCGTAACAGGTTTAACCGCAACACTTTCAGCCGGAACTCTGAATAATGGTAACGGAAATGTGACCTATACAATAACCGGGACAGCTGCGTCATCAGGAACTGCAAGTTTTGCCATCAGCCTAGGAGGCCAAGGCTGTACGCTGAATATTCCAGTCAGTGAATCGGCACCAGTTGTAACAAATCTTAATTGTGGATCTGCTACAACAACCGGAACTTTAACATCTGGATCTGCAGCTTCGGGTGTTTCCTCTTCGGTTCCCTACACAGGAGGGAACACAGGCACCTACACAAGCCAATCCTTCAGCTCAACAGGAGTAACAGGTTTAACCGCAACACTTTCAGCTGGAAATCTGAATAACGGTAATGGAAATGTGACCTACAGCATTACGGGAATACCTGCTTCGGCTGGAACCGCAGCTTTTGTTATTAGTTTAGGAGGAAAAAGCTGCACTCTGAATATCCCTGTAAATGCCGCACCACATGTAACAGCTCTTAATTGCGGTTCTGCAACAAGATCGGGAACTTTAACATCTGGATCTGCAGCTTCGGGTGTTTCCTCTTCGGTTCCCTACACAGGAGGAAATGGAATTGCCTATGCGGGACAATCTTTCAACTCAACAGGAGTAACAGGCTTAACAGCTACGCTTTCAGCTGGAACTCTGAATAACGGTAACGGAAATGTAAACTATATCATAAGCGGAACACCCACTTCGTCAGGAACTGCAAGTTTTGTAATTAGCTTAGGCGGACAAAACTGTCAATTGAATATTCCTGTAAATGCACCATCTCCGCTTGTAACGGCTCTTAATTGTGGATCTGCAATAACATCAGGAACTCTAACATCTGGATCTGCAGCTTCAGGAGTTTCTTCTTCAGTTCCTTACACAGGAGGAAATGGAATTGCCTATGCGGGACAGTCTGTCAACTCAACAGGGATAACAGGCTTAACAGCTACAATTTCAGCTGGAACTCTGAATAACGGTAACGGAAATGTAACTTATACCATAACCGGAACACCATCCTCTTCGGGAACCGCTCATTTTCAAATAAGTTTAGGTGGTAAAAGCTGCCAACTGGACGTTCCTGTAAATGCTCCGCCACGTGTAACAGCTTTTAATTGTGGATCTGCAATAACATCAGGAACGTTAACATCAGGATCAGACGCTTCAGGAGTGTCATCCACTGTTTCTTATACAGGAGGAAACGGCGCTCCATATGTAGGACAGTCCATCAATTCAACGGGGGTAACAGGTTTGACAGCAGTACTTTCAGGAGGAACTTTAAATAGCGGTAACGGAAATGTAAGCTATATTATAACCGGAACTCCAACCTCTTCAGGAACTGCTCATTTTCAAATAAGCTTAGGTGGACAAAGCTGCCAACTGAATATACCTGTAAATATGCCACCACCTTTTGTAACAGCTCTTAATTGCGATTCTGCTACAACAACTGGACAGCTACACACTAACTCGCAATACAATGCTTCTTCCGGAATGACATTTACAGTTCCGTATACGGGAGGTAATACTGGTGCTTATGGAAGTGAATCCGTTTCTGCTTATGGAGCTGATTCGACTTTAATAGCAACACGACCAGCAGGTACACTTGCAAATGGTAACGGAAGTGTAACTTACACGATAACAGGGCAAACTTATAATGTCGGAGGAACCCTAGCTTTTAATATTAATTTAGGAGGGAAATCATGTACTGTATCATTGTTTGTTAGCCCTTTTTAACAATTTCATTTATTTTAAAATTTCCCTTTAAACAATTTTACCTCGTGCGCTAGCCACGAGGTAATATAATTAAATAACATTGCTTGTTTCTTTTATACTGTTTGGAAAATAACCGATGATTTCCAGGCATAAAACAAAAAACTCTCCATTGAATTCAATAGAGAGTTTTTTTCGCAAAGTGCGGATGAAGGGACTCGAACCCCCACGCCTCGCGGCACCAGATCCTAAGTCTGGCGTGGCTACCAATTACACCACATCCGCAGAATTTTAATAAAAGAACTGTTTTCTTTTTGTGGCTACAAATATATAACTTTTCGCCGGAAAACAAAATAAATCTCAGCAAACATGCCTTAATAAACAAATTTAAACCTTTTAAACTAAAAAACTCTCTATTTAAAAAACAGAGAGTTTTAGTACCCCAGACGGGACTTGAACCCGTACGTCCTTACGGACACAGGATTTTAAGTCCTGCGTGTCTACCAGTTCCACCACCAGGGCATGGTGTGGAGCGAAAAACGGGATTCGAACCCGCGACCCCAACCTTGGCAAGGTTGTGCTCTACCAGCTGAGCTATTTTCGCATAGTGCGGATGAAGGGACTCGAACCCCCACGCCTCACGGCACCAGATCCTAAGTCTGGCGTGGCTACCAATTACACCACATCCGCTGGTTTGTTTATTTTAAAGATCTCGCTTCGTTTTTGTGAGTGCAAATATAGGACTTTTTCCCTTCTCTCCAAACTTTTCAGAGAAAAAAATTAAAATTGTCACATTTTTTTTCCGCCCGCCCTGATATTACATTTCATTTTCTTACTTTTACAACGTTAATAATTACAATATGGAATTACAAGGAACGGTAAAGAAACTTTTTGATGCTCAGACATTTGCAAGCGGCTTTCAAAAAAGAGAAATGGTTATTCTAACTCAGGAACAGTATCCACAGCCTATAAACATAGAATTTTTGTCTGATAAAATCAGTTTATTAGATAATCTTAAAGAAGGTGAAACGGTAAAAGTAGGCATCAACATCAGAGGAAGAGAATGGGTGTCTCCACAGGGCGAAACCAAATATTTTAACTCTATTACAGGATGGAGAATAGAAAAAGTTTCAGATATGGCATCTGAGCCTACACAGGCTTCTCCTTCCCAATCTGCATCACCGGTTTCCAATGAAAATCCTTTTGCGGGTGACGATGATGATGATTTGCCTTTCTAATTAAACAATAAGATCAAATATAAATCCTGCTTATTCAAGTGGGATTTTTTTTCAAAAAATGGTCCGATTAGACGAAAACGAGATTTCATTTCCCGATCCTGAGCTTTACGATGGGCATGACGGTCTGATTGCATTCGGAGGCGATCTGTCTGTAGAACGGATCTGGTTCGCTTATCAGCTGGGTATTTTTCCGTGGTTTAATCCCGGAGAAGAAATATTATGGTGGTCACCGGACCCCAGATTTGTTCTGTTTCCTGATGAGCTGAAAGTTTCAAAATCGATGCGTAAAATTCTGAATAAAGGAATTTTCACTTTTTCAGAGAACAAAAGCTTTAGGGAAGTGATCCTGAACTGTCAGCAGACCAGCAGAAAAGGACAGACGGGAACGTGGCTTTCCGATGAACTCATGGAATCTTTTATCAGGCTTCACGAATACGGTCTGGCCAAAAGTATTGAAGTATGGCAGAACGGTGAACTGGTCGGCGGTTTTTATGGGCTGATGATCGGGAATGTATTCTGCGGCGAAAGCATGTTTGCAAAAGTGAGCAATGCTTCCAAAGCAGGTTTTATTCATTTCGTGGAAACCAACAGAGAAAACCTGAATCTTATTGACTGCCAGTCGCATACGGAGCATCTTGAAAGCCTAGGGGCAAAAATGATTCCTAAAAAAGAATTTTTAAAAATCTTACACCAAAACAATGAACGCAGATAAAGAAAAATGGATCCTCCTGATTGTCCTGACTGTAATTTGGGGATCTTCATTTATTTTAATCAAAAAATCGCTGGAGCATTTTAATCCCTATCAGGTGGGAGCCCTCCGGGTTTTGATTGCCGGAATTATTCTGATGCCGGTTGCCATTTCAAAATATAAACTGTTTCCGAAAGAACACCTGAAGTGGCTTATCCTGGCTGCTTTTACAGGAAATTTCATTCCTATGTTCCTGTTTCCAATTGCGGAAACCGAAGTGAGCAGCAGTATTGCGGGAATCATTAACTCTATGATGCCTATTTTCGTGATTATTGTGGGGGCGCTGGTCTGGAAATTTGATACAACAAAGAAACAGATCATTGGAACGATGATCAGCTTTGCAGGGGTCTGCCTGCTGGCTTTCGGGGGCGACGGTGAAGGAGGAAAATTCAAGCTGATCCCGATCCTGCTTCTGTTACTGGCCACATTATGCTATGCCGTGAGTACCACCACCGTAAAATCAAAGCTGATGGGAGTTTCCTCTACCATTTTATCCGCGTTTGTATTTTCTTTTGTCCTGTTTCTCCCGTCTATTATCTCTTTGGCTTTTACCGGTTTTTTTTCAACCTTCAGTTTTAATGAAGACCATATGATGGGACTGATGTTTGTAAGCCTTTTATCAATTTTCGGAACGGGGCTGGCGATGACGCTAAATTACAGGCTTCTGAAGGTCTCTACTCCTTTATTCGCTTCTACCGTAACCCTTTTGATGCCGATTGTGGCTATTATCTGGGGCTTTCTGGATGGTGAAAAACTGAGCATTATGCAGTTTGTGGGGGCGGCTGTTATAATCGGCGGGCTGATCTTTTTGAGATCTAAACCGAACGCTGTTAAAAAATAAACCCTTTTTTTTGAGGTTAAAATAAAAATCCTGCATAATTATTTAAACCATTAAGAATTTTTAAGGGGATAAGAAAAGTTAAGATGAATCTTTGATTGTAAGACTTTCTGAAACTTCTTTCTTATTCTTTTTTTGACGCAAAGTTTTATTGAAAAAACCTTTTATTGGAGGCAGCAAAGGTACGGCTTAGCCGTTACTAAGCTTATGGAAAAAACAGACACCTCATCAAATCAATGAAATTTCTTCTTTGCCTCCTTAAAATTTCCGGGATCAAAGTTAGACTTTGTGTCAAAATAAATATGCTTTGAGCTTAAAAATAAAATCCTGCATGGCTGCAGGATTTATTATTATGATTGTTAATTATTTTAAAACCATTAAGAATTTTTAAGAGGATA includes:
- a CDS encoding aminotransferase-like domain-containing protein, with amino-acid sequence MSKDVLYLKIAKSVTEQIKSDTLQFGDRLPSLRSAQKLYNVSLNTVKQAYMELESRSLVESRPKYGYFVSQTSQRKLALPSVAQIKLAEKKNTPEDLITKVFGTIDGTDVTQFALGIPGKSFLPLAKLKKCMINVIKRKNDSGTDYEPVQGNEYLRREAAKWAMVLEGKISEDDLVITSGAMNAVYTCLMAVTKPGDSVAVESPVYFGVLQAIQQLGLKVVEIPTHPIYGVDLDALKKALPSLSACCFVTNFNNPLGFQMPDDKKKELVRLITEYNVPLIEDDIYGNLYFGAERPKPCKFYDEAGLVMWIGSVSKALAPGYRVGWVAPGKFKEKVIRQKLVQTVCSPSLYSDVIADFLEHGRYDHHLRTFRKKLYANYLQIQKSVTQYFPDNTKISEPKGGFMLWLELDKRICTEDLYDEAMSHNISFAPGRMFSQYNQYQNCMRLNYALEWTDRVESDLEKLAKLVKNRISGN
- a CDS encoding beta strand repeat-containing protein → MRKHFTTISMLILSSWGYSQVGINNSNPHATFDITAKTTDGSKPEGFLPPRLSGDEIKAGDALYTSQQTGTIVYATAAVSASSTKTVNITSAGYYYYDGNLWQKISTGGAYTANNGLTLSGASLSLGGQLTGNTTINQNGSQIIFSGQGSMGIGATSPDNSARLDVSSTTQGFLPPRMTTTERDAISSPAAGLIVYNTTENCINYRGSNNWQSLCGVQPVVVTALTCGSAVTSGTLTSGSPASGVSSSVPYTGGNGAAYASQSVTSTGVTGLTATLSAGTLNNGNGNVTYTITGTAASSGTASFAISLGGQGCTLNIPVSESAPVVTNLNCGSATTTGTLTSGSAASGVSSSVPYTGGNTGTYTSQSFSSTGVTGLTATLSAGNLNNGNGNVTYSITGIPASAGTAAFVISLGGKSCTLNIPVNAAPHVTALNCGSATRSGTLTSGSAASGVSSSVPYTGGNGIAYAGQSFNSTGVTGLTATLSAGTLNNGNGNVNYIISGTPTSSGTASFVISLGGQNCQLNIPVNAPSPLVTALNCGSAITSGTLTSGSAASGVSSSVPYTGGNGIAYAGQSVNSTGITGLTATISAGTLNNGNGNVTYTITGTPSSSGTAHFQISLGGKSCQLDVPVNAPPRVTAFNCGSAITSGTLTSGSDASGVSSTVSYTGGNGAPYVGQSINSTGVTGLTAVLSGGTLNSGNGNVSYIITGTPTSSGTAHFQISLGGQSCQLNIPVNMPPPFVTALNCDSATTTGQLHTNSQYNASSGMTFTVPYTGGNTGAYGSESVSAYGADSTLIATRPAGTLANGNGSVTYTITGQTYNVGGTLAFNINLGGKSCTVSLFVSPF
- a CDS encoding DUF3127 domain-containing protein; its protein translation is MELQGTVKKLFDAQTFASGFQKREMVILTQEQYPQPINIEFLSDKISLLDNLKEGETVKVGINIRGREWVSPQGETKYFNSITGWRIEKVSDMASEPTQASPSQSASPVSNENPFAGDDDDDLPF
- the aat gene encoding leucyl/phenylalanyl-tRNA--protein transferase, whose protein sequence is MVRLDENEISFPDPELYDGHDGLIAFGGDLSVERIWFAYQLGIFPWFNPGEEILWWSPDPRFVLFPDELKVSKSMRKILNKGIFTFSENKSFREVILNCQQTSRKGQTGTWLSDELMESFIRLHEYGLAKSIEVWQNGELVGGFYGLMIGNVFCGESMFAKVSNASKAGFIHFVETNRENLNLIDCQSHTEHLESLGAKMIPKKEFLKILHQNNERR
- a CDS encoding DMT family transporter, with product MNADKEKWILLIVLTVIWGSSFILIKKSLEHFNPYQVGALRVLIAGIILMPVAISKYKLFPKEHLKWLILAAFTGNFIPMFLFPIAETEVSSSIAGIINSMMPIFVIIVGALVWKFDTTKKQIIGTMISFAGVCLLAFGGDGEGGKFKLIPILLLLLATLCYAVSTTTVKSKLMGVSSTILSAFVFSFVLFLPSIISLAFTGFFSTFSFNEDHMMGLMFVSLLSIFGTGLAMTLNYRLLKVSTPLFASTVTLLMPIVAIIWGFLDGEKLSIMQFVGAAVIIGGLIFLRSKPNAVKK